The following nucleotide sequence is from Solea senegalensis isolate Sse05_10M unplaced genomic scaffold, IFAPA_SoseM_1 scf7180000014711, whole genome shotgun sequence.
CAGCAGGACCTGCCATTTTCTTATTAGTTAACTATTAAGTTATTAATAACCATTAAGTGTATACATTTGTCGTGTAGTAATGCTTTATTTGGATGGGAAATAATTGTGTAGTACATTTTGTCACAAACTGAAGTTCACAAATGACATCATGTTGTTGgtgtttccctttttgtttAACAAACCAACACGGGGCTCACTAATGCCTTTCTCTCATTCAGTGCGTGTTGGATTAGCTGAGTCAGTTGTCACTGAACTTGCCGTTGATGGTCCTGGTGATAacttcatcttcatttccattttctttgtttctgtccatCAGTTGGAGTTTTCCCCTCAGACATTGTGCTGCTATGGAAAGCAGCTCTGCACTATTCCCCGAGATGCTGCTTACTTCAGCTACCAGAACAGGTACGGAAGGAGGAAGAAGCCCATGTTAGAAAGGGTGGAGGGgcatttaaaaagatttaaaaagttCAAAATGGCAAGAGATTTTTGGTTGAGGTTCAGTTACTTAAACAGGTGGCATATAAGATATGTAGAATTGAATAAGGTGGTAGATATCGGCATTTTTTATGggtgtgcattttatttttaatttatttccccAAATGCTTCCcttcattttccctgtttttgtatttcatgtGCCATTTTAAGTCTGCCCACTTTTCACATTCTTTAAGTTGTcagtttgtttaattttaacaCAAAACAGGCAGTTCACAGTTTAAGTTCACCTTACACTGGAACATGAAAGGACagactttaaaatgaaacacttgAATGCACCGCTGAGCTGTCTtctttgttcatgtgtgttcagTGTCTTTATTATGTCCTGTGCTACTGCTTGCCTTCTCAACATTTAGATTCCCCTCCTGCTCTGTTTGCTGTGATGTTGGTTGTTGTTGCTCATCCTGTCATGTCCAAATTGCTAATCTTTGCTTCCTCGACTCTCTGCTGTGTTGTCCTGGATGTTCGTCTCGTCTTGTTCCTGGTCTCTATGACTTGTCTGTCCTCCCCCTGTCAACATTGGCTTGCTTTTTGCCTTGACCAAACCATGCACCTCCAAACCCATCCCCCATCCTCTCACTCTCACCCCTAAAACAAATCATGACTGGCTGTTGCGATGACGACTTCCTGCTGTCCTGCGCTCCTCCTTCCTGCTTGCTCCGCTTGTGGCACCCTGCCTTGCCCATGCGCTGCCCCCAATGCGCTGTCTGTGATTGACTGTGCTGTGGGGAAACGGTGTAGTTCACCAAAATTTGGGCTTGTTGCTAACAGGTACCACTTCTGCGAGAAGTGCTTCAACGAGATACAGGGAGAGACGGTTTCCCTGGGCGACGACCCCTCCCAGCCACAGGCGTAAGTTTTCCTCATTTGTCAAGGAAgttcatttcacattaaaatcgAAACAAGAAATGTAAAGCTAGTGTTAATTTTGACTGAAGTTTTTAATGCTAAATTTAACCAATTTAACTTTGGTCTGGacattattttgacatttatttatacttgtATAAGTGAATACAGCCCTCTTTAGTTAGTGTCTTACGATTTCATAAGTGAAGAtttaatgctttatttttcatttgttgattGACTCTCTCGTACTTTCAGATCAATTAACAAGGATCAgtttgagaagaagaagaatgacacACTGGACCCTGAACTGTAAGTTATCGGCCTGCTAATGTCATctgtgcattaaaaataaaagaaccaCATATTGTTCAAgtaataaaatgtcattattttgtctttctttatttcagGCTTGTTGAATGTTTAGACTGTGGGCGAAGGATGCACCAGATCTGTGTCCTGCACAATGATACAATCTGGCCGGCTGGGTGAGTAGattttcatgatttttgtttcaaatcttttttttttatgtaattccATTGACTCAAACTACTTTTCTGCTTGTTGTACCTCAAGCTTTGTGTGTGATGGCTGCTTAAAGAAGACAAATAAGACACGGAAAGAGAACAAGTATTCTGCCAAAAGTAAGTCCATTCCTTGTAATCATAAATAACTGGTGTATTTCTGTATGgttttgtgtacttttatgtcatatttgaccttgttttctttaacatttgttactatatggacaaaagtattttgGCCACACCTGCTAAGtgttgaattcaggtgtttcaatagGCCATAGGCCCCTTATCTTCACTGAAAGGCAATCTTAACTTAATACCAAGACAtggacctcataaatgctctacaccaggggtgtcaaacatacggcccgggggccagaactagcccgccagagggtccaatccggcccacaggatgaatttattaaaatttcacactacgattacaatctaaacgtaatgtcaaatacaatatttttcacttccggATATCTGTAACTatatgtttgtgcctttttagatccagtgtgattttatgcatgatattgttgaaattgcacttatatttctcaagaaatgtcatgctTTGTGAAAATATCctgcattaaatgtaaaacaaaggagttcttgtttttcatagattattatgctgttatttcactatttttactggtgcGGCCCAcgtgagatcaaattgtgctgtatgtggcccctgaacaaaaatttgtttgacacccctgctctacacaGTCAATGggcacaaattcccatagaaacactcCATATTAAAGCACTggatatgtacagtatttaaatcATGACAATCCTTGTTGTAATGGTCTGGTATCCAAGTACATTTGTCCACATGGTATATATTAACTGtactaaattaaaaatgtattgccTGATTTCCTCTTACCCAGGGTTGCCCCACACAAAGTTGGGAGTTTACCTGGAGACGAGGGTGAACGACTTCCTGAAGCGTCAGAGCCACCCGGAGTCTGGAGAAGTCACCATTCGTGTCGTCCATGTCTCAGATAAAGTTGTGGAGGTGAAACCAGGCATGAAGTCGAGGTAAagaattttatttatgttacataaacctatttatttttctgtacagAAACTGGAGAAATCAAATGATTTGAACGTCTTTACTGGCTAGTATACAAATGCTGCTTGcctattttctgttttccagtcagtaaatttacattttgttttttttactttcagatTTGTGGACAGTGGAGAAATGTCAGAGTCCTTCCCATACAGGACAAAAGCCCTTTTTGCATTTGAGGACATTGATGGAGCAGAGGTCTGCTTCTTTGGGATGCATGTTCAAGAGTACGGATCTGACTGTCCTCAGCCAAACCAGCGGTAAGGATCGATTGTTTTTCACATAAACTTTATAGTTTCAAAAGttctgatatatttttttaatatgtttaattatGTATTCTTTTACCCACTCAGGCGAGTATACATATCCTACCTGGACAGTGTACACTTCTTCCGACCCCGTGGACTACGAACAGCAGTTTACCATGAAATCCTCATCGGGTACTTGGAATATGTCAAGAGACTTGGGTGAGTACTTGCACTCAAACTAAATTTTAAAGTTGATCTCCAGTCACACATCACAAAGCTTAGTTTTGCCAGTCTATAAATGTTCTGTTCTATCTCTCCTCAGCTACACCACTGGCCACATCTGGGCTTGCCCACCTAGTGAAGGGGACGACTACATCTTCCACTGTCACCCTATAGATCAGAAGATCCCAAAGCCCAAACGTCTTCAGGAATGGTACAAGAAAATGTTAGACAAAGCTGTGGCAGAGCGGATAGTGCACGACTACAAGgtaaagagagagacagcattTGGAGTTACACTTCCTACTCCTCAAGGGCTTTTGAGAAAGGATTTTGCACTGTACCCACACGAAAcattaattttgttttcattacacCCTTTTAAAGGACATCTTCAAGCAGGCAACAGAGGATCGTTTGACCAGTGCCAAGGAGCTGCCTTACTTTGAGGGTGACTTTTGGCCCAATGTGTTGGAGGAGAGCATCAAAGAGctggagcaagaggaggaggagaggaaaagggagGAGAACAGCACTTCCAATGAGAGTATTGATGTAAGTACAGTACCCACATCTCAAGCTTCACCTCACCCAGCACCACGTGCATGGCACATTGCCTTGCGTATCCTCTGTCAATTGGCATGACTGTCTTTAGGCATGTGGAAGTGGCTCATTTATTGATATCGGTCACATTTCTActacactgcactgcacacactggtgcccatTGGACGATTAACAGACCGACGTTCCTTGTTCAAAAGTGATCAGGAATCTTGCCTTTGATAGGCAACAGTTTTGGCACTTGTCACAGACATCAATGATGCCTGTCAAATGACCTAAACAGACAGATTTCCTGGAATTAATAGAGATAATAATCGCtgattgtctttgtttgtgcagGACACAAAGAGTGACAGTAAAAatgcaaagaagaagaacaacaagaaGACGAGTAAGAACAAGGGCAGCTTGAGCAGAGGCAATAAGAAGAAGCCAGGGATGCCCAGCGTCTCCAACGACCTTTCACAAAAACTCTATGCCACTatggagaaacacaaagaggtACAAGAGAATAATCTTTTATTAAGCAAAGTAAAATGTGAAGGTTCCAGAGAGTTGACAAAGTTGAATTGTTTGTGAATCTGTTCTTTCTTATTCCTGTCCTAGGTGTTCTTTGTGATCCGGCTGATCGCAGGCCCCATGGCTAATGCCTTGCCGCCTATCTCCGACCCTGATCCCCTGATGGCGTGTGACCTCATGGATGGCCGCGATGCTTTCCTGACATTGGCTCGGGACAAACACCTTGAGTTCAGCTCACTGCGGAGGTCCATGTGGAGCTCCATGTGCATGTTGGTGGAGTTGCATAACCAAAGCCAGGACCGATTTGTTTACACTTGTAATGAGTGCAAGCACCATGTGGAGACTCGTTTCCACTGTACTGTCTGTGAGGTGAGTTGGCGAGGGTGCGTTTTCTCCATTGTGGTGTCGGGTTATTTTCTAATTCACCGCCAGTACAAAAAgtcacacatcatttttttttattgtacttcATCTAGCTTACAAGCATTTGTCAGGGCATTGTTTTGGATAAGCGATTTCTGCTGCCATGTcaggacatttatttaaatccatggttgcattcatttttcaccaagttggtcttctccagcacatcccaaagattctcactGGGAGTTAACATGTAGACTCTGTAGTGGACAATCCACATACAAAAATGATCCTTGAACCATTCTGTCCAAATTTTaacctgatgaatcctggcattgtcatctaaGAATATGTGTGAAAAAACTGATCATTCAGTTTATTTTAGTAGTCAGCTGATGTCATTTTTCTGGTCAGATAAAAGTGCTAAAGCTAGACCTTACTATGCTCCATTTCGTCCCCCACAGGATTATGACCTCTGCATCACATGTTACAACACTAAGGGCCACGAGCACAAGATGGAGAAGTTAGGCCTTGGTTTGGATGATGAGAGCAGCAACCAAGCCTCTGCTACTACCCAGAGCCCTGGAGACTCTCGTCGCCTCAGCATCCAGCGCTGCATCCAGTCCCTCGTCCATGCGTGCCAGTGTCGAAATGCAAACTGCTCTCTGCCGTCCTGCCAGAAGATGAAACGCGTTGTTCAGCACACAAAGGGCTGCAAAAGGAAAACCAACGGTGGCTGCCCCATCTGCAAACAGCTTATCGCGCTTTGTTGTTACCACGCTAAGCACTGTCAGGAGAACAAGTGCCCAGTACCGTTCTGTCTGAACATCAAGCACAAGCTCcgtcagcagcagctgcagcacaggcTCCAGCAAGCCCAGATGCTAAGGAGGAGGATGGCCAGCATGCAAAGAGTGGGTCAGCCTGTTCCTGGAGGAGCTCCTGGTGGCAATGGTCTACCTTCTCCAGGAGCTAACAACGGAGCAACTGGTCCTGGTACCCCTACATCTGTGGGCACGCAGCCTTCTACCCCACAGACACCCACACAGGGGAATATGCCTGCACATTCACAGCAGAAGGGTGTTGGGATGGGGGGAATGGGAGTGCCAGGTCAGCAACAGCAGGTTCAACAACAAAGTAGTGCCATGCCACCGCAACACCATCTCCATCAGTTTCAGTCAgtgggtggaggaggtggaggggggatGATGAATTCTCCTCAGCAGCAGATGGTGTCTCAGCTCCAGCAGCAACCTCCCAATGTCCAGCAGCCACAGCACCCTGGTGGTCTTCCTCCATACAACCCCAGACCACCTGGAGCATCTCCTCTCCACCAGTCTTTGGGTAAACCTGGACTGGGTCCAGCCACCCCACCCCAGCAACAACCCAACCAAGTCCAGGGGACCATCCCTGTACAAGGACAACAGCAAGGCCCCCCTCTGGCTGCTGTTGAGACGGCCCTAAAAATTCAGCGCCTAGCAGAGACCCAGAGACAGATGGCCCAGGCCCAAGCACAGATCCGTAACTTGGGACAGGGTGGCATGATTCCCCAACATCCACACCACCAGAACACTCAGGCCCAGATGGGCATGCCCCACATTGGGGCCCAGGGCATGCCCCCACAGGCTCAGGGAGTTGTTGGCAGGACTATGTTAGACCCACAGCAGCAGGGAATGCTAGCAGGGATGCAGCAAGGTGGCCCTCAGTCACAGTTGCCACCTCAggttcagcagcagctccagcaggttCAGTCTGGTGGTGGACAGCTACAGCCAACAAACCAGCAATGGGGAGCCGGGGGACCAGCCATGAACCCCCAACAACGACCAAGTATGATGGCCCACATGgctgctcagcagcagcagccaggagCTCCTCAGCAACCGCAGCAGCTGATGAATCAGCAGCCTCAAGCAGGAAACCGCGGGATAATGCAGGTAATGGGTGTTTCAGGAGGGGTAGCTGCGACACCTGCTGCACTAGCAAGTGCAGCTGCGTCAGGAAACCTGCCCCAGGCAGCACTACAAGAACTCCTGCGAACGCTGCGCTCCCCAAGCTCACCGATTCAACAGCAGCAAGTCCTCAACATCCTACGTTCTAACCCTACTCTCATGGCTGCTTTCATCAGGCAAAGAGCAGCCAGATATCAAAATGCTCAGGGTGGACCTGGAGGACCTGGGGGGCCACCTCAGGGGCCCCCTGGAGGTGTGAGGTTCCCAGGTGCTGCAGGAGGGCTGCCTGGTGTGGGAGGCCCTGGAGCTAACCAACTTACTAGCATGGAAGGACAACAGCAAGTTAATGTGAACCAGGCAGGTCAGCCAGGGATGAACATGGTTCAGGGTGGAGCAGGTGGTGGAAACATGCCCACTATGGCTCAGCTTCAGCAgttacaacaacagcagcaacaacaacaacaacaacaacagcagcagcagcggccaATGATGCCTGGGAATCTACAGCAACAGCAAATGGCTGCtttgcagcagcaacaacaacaacaacaacaacaacagggagCAATGCAAGCAGGGCAACAAGGCAACATGCCATCACAGTTTCGAGAAATATTGATGATGAGAAGACAcctacaacagcaacagcagcaacaacagcagcagcagcagatgggaAACCACGGGCAgttccagcagcagcaaggCCAGCAAGGCTTCATGCAGCCTGGTCAGGGGCAGCCGGGTATGCCACCCTCTTCACAACCCCAGCCAGGTGCAACAGGTGTAGTGGGCCCCCAGCAGCAGCAAGGGGGACCACAGGGTGGACCAGGACAGCCTGGTCAACAAGGCTACCCTAACTCCATGTCAGTGAATGCAGCGCTACAGCAAAGGCTCCAgatgcagaagcagcagcagcagcagcaacagcaacagcaacaacaacaacagcagaatcAAATGCTTCAAGGGCAAGATGGAGGTCccggaggagcaggaggacctCAACTTCAGCCTGGACCAGTCGGACCAGTGCAGGGACAACAGCAGGGGGGTGCTGGACCCCCACTGCCTCAGACATCTCAAGGCATGCTTCACCAGAACATTCACCAGAGGttgcttcagcagcagcagcacctcgGTGGAGGCTCTCCAGCCCAGCATAGCAGTCCTATGAGTCCGCAGCAGCAGATGGCTCAGTCCCCCCACCATCTCCAAGGACAGGGAGGACTTGGTCCTGCAGGGTCGCTCAGTAGTCAGGTCAGGTCCCCGCAGCCGTCACCAAGACCGCAGTCACAGCCGCCGCACTCCAGCCCGTCCCCGCGCATGCAGCCCTCCGCTCAACCCCAGCCCTCACCTCATCGCATTTCTCCACAGACTCAGACCGGTTCGCCCCACCCGGGCCACTTAGGCCAACATCACCCGAGCATGGCACCGCCCCAGCCTCCCCAACCTCAGCAGCCGGGCGGTTCCATAGATCCCAGTCAGTTCAGCTCAGACCAGAATTCCATCATGTCCCAGTTGAGTGGGATGACGGGGATGCACAGTGGTCAGGCAGGGCCGCCAGACATGTTGGGAGGGAATAACGCCAACAGCGGCAACAATAACCAGGACCTGGGAACGAACATTAACCACAACAGTTTAGACCTGATGTAGCCCCGGCTCCACATCGCTGCCCCCCATGTACTGACAAACTGCCACGACAGGAGAGCAGCGTGGGACTGCGACTTTGAGGTTTTagaagtttttattttctatttaaatatttttgtgaTGTACAAATAAGAACTGAAACTTCCTTCCTATGGGAGATGCAACATAAATCCTAGAAGtcaataaaaagaataaattaaaacaatggtaagttattgctgttaatatatatatatatatatatataaatatctatatatttttgCCAATTGTGTACAAAATGGTGGAAGGGCAGTGTTTCAGGTTGAAGATATTTCTTCCTTAAGTCTATGACTCAATATTTTTAGGGACTGAGAATTTTGcctttttatgaatatttttaagattttaaatgtggctaaaaatttaaagttaaatgaCACACGTACATTTGTTtccaccaccaccccaccccCTACTTTTAAATACCCAGTCATGATTGTATCTATTTTGCAGAGAGtcaagtatattttatttttttcccctcagtggATCACAAAACAAGCACCGACATATCTTCCATTACAGTCTTTCATAGTCATGGACATTTTTCCACGAGTCGGATGCAGATGAGTTTATCGAACGGGTGGAAGGGTGCGGGGGTTTAATGCAGTTAAATTTTtgacattgttattgttgttttgtttgtttttttaaatttccatcAGGGTCTTTTAGGTTTGAATGAAACCATAACAGTGTTTTTTGGAGGGCAGGTGACACTGACCTTGAGTTTGGTCAAACAGATGAAGATCCTTTTCACTCGTGTGCCGCGTCTCCACCCCACCATCTTGAGTTTTCCTATGAATGTGCACATCTTCCTCACCCTgaaccctaaaaaaaacaaacaaaatggaggGATGAACTGTTAACGCCTGATATTTAAGCTGGAGGCGctttttatgtctgttttttttttttatctggccAATGTTTCACAGGTTGTGCATGTACATATATTATAAAAgcttgttttggttgtttttttttttgtttgtttttttaagaactGTGATACAAAGAAAAAggttgttgatgtgttttttggGCTGAAGTCGTTTAAAAAACTCCTGCCTGGTTCCTCATCCTTTGATGATTTCCTCTTTCACTTCTCTTTCCTCCTTTGTTCCCTGAACTTCATAACTGCCTCTCAGCCACAAATCAATGTCAGTACTGTACAAAGTTAAAGAAAATGGTGGACTTAGATACTGTTTTTGtaatgaaaagttaaaaagtgtaaacaacaaaaaacaaacacaaagaaattgtacatatttaaaatgttatgagCAGAAAGTTCCTGCTGCTTTGTTCCCTTTTCTTGTTCGATTTGGTATTTGCTGTATCTGTAAAAATAtgataaagaaaatgataaaaaaaaaaaatctacaaaaGTACTCCTGAGCTACTGTACAGTATTGAGATTTTTTCTAAAATGGTACAGTGTGGGGGTGTCGTAGGTCACAAGCACCAATGCGcctttttctgtgtatttttcaaCAAGGGAGGGTGTCGGTCACACGCCTGGACAAAGACCTGCACCAGGGTCAGGCGTCCATCAGAAGTGTTGATCGGAATCCGTTTAAATTTGGTTGTTTAGCTTTTTACGGAGAGGACTGAAGACACAATATTCACACGCTCACTATTTTTCTCAGAAAGGTTGGGCTTTGCTGGgttttggggggagggggaacGCGTCAGAACCAGGTGGCAATATATCTTGAGACTtattttataaagaaaaaaagaaaaaaaaacacaaggaaaaactgtcttttatatatagatatattatttaattttatttttttggaaataaaacTTGAAGCTACAGGAATTATTagatataaacatgttttgttttgtattaaaaaaaaaaaagatgttaatGGTGATGCAAAATGACACTGCGGACAGTCTCGGTCGCTCAGTTTGCCCCCGGGGGAGCTGCGGAGTTTAATTATACCATCCTTTTTTGAAGAAACCTTTCATGTACATGACTatagttgtaaaaaaaaacaaaaacaaaaaaacatactgaatCACTGTACAGACTGATGGCAACTGAacaaatggttttgtttttatcatttcttcTCCTCTAAAGAGACTGGAAATACgactatttaaatatttgtttagtattcaaatgaaatctttgaccacttttctttttttgttcctcttgtTAACAATTTTTTGGTGCTTGCTGAGAGAAAGCAAAAATAACTGTTGCTCCATTTTcaatagtttctttttttaagttattttggtggtctgattgtttttttgccaataaatTAATTGTACAATAAAGTATGTTTGTACCATTGGAAAAATTACACAATCGTTGACTATTTGTTTTTGCGTTTACAGACGATGTTAAGGcgaataattcatatttttcgGGAAAGAAAGCCTATCATGTGGCAGAAATAACAAATAGAGTTCTGAAGATTAACTGCTCTTaatttttaaaggtgacattcgAGTACAACAGAGCATCAAGcagatttttttgtatttaaatgaatgtaaatggttaaaaaaaggcCTAAATCCTAACTCTATAACCCATGACATACCCAGAAATATCAGCAGtatgaaaaagaaatgtacaaTATTACTCAAAATATACAAAAGTCCTTGATTACCGAGGCTCAGAATCATGCTGTaccattttttgtttgtttatattgtgttttccAAGCTAAAATCTAGTATAAATTCCTATATCTTACACTTAAAATGCTGTGATTTTCCACTAAAAGTGACCATGTTGAACATTAgtttttaaataactaaaaGAAAGTCAAAAGGTTGAGAtgttttggtcacatgcagGAATAGGAGGAAAAgtggaagaccacagagaaggttcatggatgttgtgaaggggGACATACTGTCAATaaagaggacacaaggaagaGGTACAAGATGGAGCAAGATGATCCACCGTGGTGACCCATAAAGAGAGAAGACAAAAGGAGGAAGATTTCTTTAATAAAAGGTAACAATCCTCAAACACAAACCATGTCAGACAGAGGGGATGTTAAACAtgagcaacatttattttttccatatgAACATAGAAATACAAGATGTAGACTGGAGCATGATTCATGTGCAGGTTCATCACGTCACGATAAAGTGCAAGGTTATTTCGCTCGGCGGAGGACGGAAGCAGCACAAGCGACTAATGGCATGAGCTCAGTGGTTATCACAAACTGTATAAAAATTCAGATTCAGAAGACAAACAGGTTCATTTAAAGAATAAATTATACATTCAGGTCAACGTACAAAAATAAGgacttaaaaaaatacacatctctccctgctgctgctgcattcccttttcctttctttttttcgcCTCCTTGTATTTCAAGTCTAAATGACATCAGTCTCGTGTTAGGAAACCAACAAAAAGGTGAGacaataagtgtgtgtgtttagtgctaagatttgaattgtggttgtggttaaggttaggcattaactggttgtggttatggttagggagAGGGCcttggga
It contains:
- the ep300a gene encoding histone acetyltransferase p300 isoform X2 encodes the protein MAENVLDSGPPSAKRPKLSSPALSASASDGNDFGPLFELEQDLPDELISSNETGLVNGGDLSQLHTTLGGGPAGLGSGGPGGMGLGLGPGGGPGGVGGGQDAVAKHKQLSELLRSGAPASNQQGHQGAMGSPGGPTAMGQHLANMKASPGQGPQQMMGQGQQQHLSPQQQATMMQQQQNAAAGMLGGMNRAMMSAQQKGNNGPQQPGMMGNQVMNGSPRMGFGNQGMGGNGNLLAETLQQQGPGGQNSMRGQQPGAMNKMGMMGNPGGPFGGPYAGQGNQGLGGAGLGPQLQNKGPMANSLPQFSVDKKNQPMQGMASMGSQQSQAGVGGPSGAPVGGAPGMVPNAQAGLVGPGSQVSAASAAAGAPPTADPEKRKLIQQQLVLLLHAHKCQRREQANGEVRQCNLPHCRTMKNVLNHMTHCQAGKSCQVAHCASSRQIISHWKNCTRHDCPVCLPLKNAGDKRNPQSLLGAAAAGLGNSLGAVSGGQPSAPNLNPPSQIDPSSIERAYAALGLTYQGNQIQAQSPQSNMPNQGLQGQTGMRSLNPMSASPMGVNGGVGASPQSQQASLLQDTMMHLNVNSQGLMNDAGGVGSLPTAAPLSATGMRKSWHEDITQDLRNHLVHKLVQAIFPTPDPAALKDRRMENLVAYARKVEGDMYESANSRAEYYHLLAEKIYKIQKELEEKRRTRLQKQGLGLGPAGMGQPSTGLPPNGPLPDPSMVRPTGPNQMVNRMQSPGMNQFNQMGIQSMGQRSTPPLPMGSSGNQMGMVGSRMGQPNVNQMQNQYLSQGQFPGSGGPGVGPAQPAISQPGAQTGMAQTQMGTPPSLPVASPLGQPGSAGGPSGIPSVGSMGPQSVGGGGPNSAGGAPPSSMTPSHTNQQPNSIPHLAAMRGSSPSPAHSRSPTPHQTPPRLAGSQTPQPHTPNAPQLAPPPQQNQLGQGPGSNKSLQQQHIGQAGSTTPSHPGLASSSTPQHSAQLPRTPLSQKGSFPVDSQALTPASVSSLDTSSQQPQSNASATNLDSKMEVKQQDEEDESDAGSCSKGGKLSNLKMEEKPIKSEVKKEECSGEGGKGVPMDTSTTVPTSGIKTEDRKPEVKKEVKEEEEETSEAATQAPVKKKIFKPEELRQALMPTLESLYRQDPESLPFRMPVDPQLLCIPDYFDIVKNPMDLSTIKRKLDTGQYQDPWQYVEDIWLMFNNAWLYNRKTSRVYKYCSKLAEVFEQEIDPVMQSLGYCCGRKLEFSPQTLCCYGKQLCTIPRDAAYFSYQNSSPKFGLVANRYHFCEKCFNEIQGETVSLGDDPSQPQASINKDQFEKKKNDTLDPELLVECLDCGRRMHQICVLHNDTIWPAGFVCDGCLKKTNKTRKENKYSAKRLPHTKLGVYLETRVNDFLKRQSHPESGEVTIRVVHVSDKVVEVKPGMKSRFVDSGEMSESFPYRTKALFAFEDIDGAEVCFFGMHVQEYGSDCPQPNQRRVYISYLDSVHFFRPRGLRTAVYHEILIGYLEYVKRLGYTTGHIWACPPSEGDDYIFHCHPIDQKIPKPKRLQEWYKKMLDKAVAERIVHDYKDIFKQATEDRLTSAKELPYFEGDFWPNVLEESIKELEQEEEERKREENSTSNESIDDTKSDSKNAKKKNNKKTSKNKGSLSRGNKKKPGMPSVSNDLSQKLYATMEKHKEVFFVIRLIAGPMANALPPISDPDPLMACDLMDGRDAFLTLARDKHLEFSSLRRSMWSSMCMLVELHNQSQDRFVYTCNECKHHVETRFHCTVCEDYDLCITCYNTKGHEHKMEKLGLGLDDESSNQASATTQSPGDSRRLSIQRCIQSLVHACQCRNANCSLPSCQKMKRVVQHTKGCKRKTNGGCPICKQLIALCCYHAKHCQENKCPVPFCLNIKHKLRQQQLQHRLQQAQMLRRRMASMQRVGQPVPGGAPGGNGLPSPGANNGATGPGTPTSVGTQPSTPQTPTQGNMPAHSQQKGVGMGGMGVPGQQQQVQQQSSAMPPQHHLHQFQSVGGGGGGGMMNSPQQQMVSQLQQQPPNVQQPQHPGGLPPYNPRPPGASPLHQSLGKPGLGPATPPQQQPNQVQGTIPVQGQQQGPPLAAVETALKIQRLAETQRQMAQAQAQIRNLGQGGMIPQHPHHQNTQAQMGMPHIGAQGMPPQAQGVVGRTMLDPQQQGMLAGMQQGGPQSQLPPQVQQQLQQVQSGGGQLQPTNQQWGAGGPAMNPQQRPSMMAHMAAQQQQPGAPQQPQQLMNQQPQAGNRGIMQVMGVSGGVAATPAALASAAASGNLPQAALQELLRTLRSPSSPIQQQQVLNILRSNPTLMAAFIRQRAARYQNAQGGPGGPGGPPQGPPGGVRFPGAAGGLPGVGGPGANQLTSMEGQQQVNVNQAGQPGMNMVQGGAGGGNMPTMAQLQQLQQQQQQQQQQQQQQQRPMMPGNLQQQQMAALQQQQQQQQQQQGAMQAGQQGNMPSQFREILMMRRHLQQQQQQQQQQQQMGNHGQFQQQQGQQGFMQPGQGQPGMPPSSQPQPGATGVVGPQQQQGGPQGGPGQPGQQGYPNSMSVNAALQQRLQMQKQQQQQQQQQQQQQQQNQMLQGQDGGPGGAGGPQLQPGPVGPVQGQQQGGAGPPLPQTSQGMLHQNIHQRLLQQQQHLGGGSPAQHSSPMSPQQQMAQSPHHLQGQGGLGPAGSLSSQVRSPQPSPRPQSQPPHSSPSPRMQPSAQPQPSPHRISPQTQTGSPHPGHLGQHHPSMAPPQPPQPQQPGGSIDPSQFSSDQNSIMSQLSGMTGMHSGQAGPPDMLGGNNANSGNNNQDLGTNINHNSLDLM